Proteins found in one Herbiconiux sp. A18JL235 genomic segment:
- a CDS encoding TMEM175 family protein, translated as MHTERGFDRLVNFSDAVVAIAITLLILPLVDLAADLKDASVLDMLESNWPQFLVFIISFAVIGRFWLNHHRLYENVIGYNSALLWVNLLWLLTIVFLPFPTELISSTGQNNPSTAALYVGTMVLTTASGAWQQLILIRNPALQAEAVRGQLRMGPSLIALGLMLVVFVMVVAVPEFGLLWLFLLVLTGPGQAVYVRRFKRLNPGRAVPPE; from the coding sequence ATGCACACCGAGCGGGGTTTCGACAGGCTGGTGAACTTCAGCGATGCGGTGGTCGCCATCGCCATCACGCTGCTCATCCTGCCCCTGGTCGACCTCGCCGCCGACCTCAAAGACGCCAGCGTGCTCGACATGCTCGAGAGCAACTGGCCCCAGTTCCTCGTCTTCATCATCTCCTTCGCCGTCATCGGCAGGTTCTGGCTCAACCACCACCGGCTCTACGAGAACGTCATCGGCTACAACAGCGCGTTGCTCTGGGTGAACCTGCTGTGGCTGCTCACGATCGTGTTCCTGCCGTTCCCCACCGAGCTCATCTCGAGCACCGGCCAGAACAACCCGTCGACCGCGGCGCTCTACGTCGGCACCATGGTGCTCACCACCGCGTCGGGTGCATGGCAGCAGCTCATCCTCATCCGCAACCCCGCCCTGCAGGCGGAGGCCGTGCGGGGTCAGCTGCGCATGGGCCCCTCCCTCATCGCGCTGGGGCTCATGCTCGTGGTGTTCGTGATGGTGGTGGCCGTCCCCGAGTTCGGGCTGCTGTGGCTGTTCCTGCTGGTGCTCACCGGGCCCGGCCAGGCCGTCTACGTCCGCAGGTTCAAGCGGCTCAACCCCGGTCGGGCCGTCCCGCCGGAGTAG
- a CDS encoding alpha/beta fold hydrolase, with product MPQVESGGVAIDYEVLGDRSRPAVLLVHGFSSGRDANWLRPRWGKALDETGFSVVALDLRGHGRSGRPHSLAAYALPRFRADLVAVLDAAGVPSVHVLGYSLGARLAWDLALAHPDRVRSLALGGPPATGSFAGFDLDAAKGVAEASPGSPTARYLGMIDAVPGNDRAALIRVAEAGRRSGWSPLSAMPAHPLLFVAGGDDPVAGPTRELAGRIPHAAFVGVPGRDHITTITSRIFRDAVVDFFAAATPAGRPDRG from the coding sequence GTGCCTCAGGTGGAGTCGGGTGGAGTCGCGATCGACTACGAGGTGCTCGGCGACCGCAGCCGCCCCGCGGTGCTGCTCGTGCACGGCTTCTCGTCGGGCCGCGACGCGAACTGGCTGCGCCCCCGGTGGGGCAAGGCGCTCGACGAGACCGGCTTCTCCGTCGTCGCCCTCGACCTGAGGGGCCACGGTCGTAGCGGAAGGCCGCACTCCCTCGCCGCCTACGCACTCCCGCGGTTCCGCGCCGACCTCGTCGCGGTGCTCGACGCCGCCGGTGTGCCGAGCGTGCACGTGCTCGGCTACTCCCTCGGGGCGCGACTGGCCTGGGATCTCGCTCTCGCGCATCCCGACCGCGTGCGTTCCCTCGCCCTCGGCGGGCCGCCCGCGACGGGCTCGTTCGCGGGGTTCGACCTCGATGCCGCGAAGGGTGTCGCCGAGGCGAGCCCCGGCTCGCCCACCGCCCGCTACCTCGGCATGATCGACGCGGTGCCCGGCAACGACCGCGCGGCGCTCATCCGGGTCGCCGAGGCGGGGCGTCGCTCGGGCTGGTCTCCGCTCTCGGCGATGCCCGCGCATCCGCTGCTCTTCGTGGCGGGAGGCGACGACCCGGTGGCGGGCCCCACGCGTGAGCTGGCCGGGCGCATCCCGCACGCCGCGTTCGTCGGCGTGCCCGGCCGCGACCACATCACGACGATCACCTCGCGAATCTTTCGGGACGCGGTAGTCGACTTCTTCGCAGCAGCTACTCCGGCGGGACGGCCCGACCGGGGTTGA
- a CDS encoding YchJ family protein: protein MPASVPPTAPAGAAAPLADSARCPCTSGEVYGACCGPFHAGVAMPPTAERLMRSRFSAFAVGDAGYLLASWHPRTRPTALELDRSIRWLFLDVVGRERGGLGDDTGVVEFVAHYRAALRGGGAERGEQHERSSFEREDGRWLYVGEA from the coding sequence GTGCCCGCATCCGTTCCCCCGACTGCGCCGGCCGGCGCGGCGGCCCCGCTCGCCGACTCGGCCCGCTGCCCGTGCACGAGCGGCGAGGTGTATGGGGCCTGCTGCGGGCCGTTCCACGCCGGCGTCGCGATGCCGCCGACCGCGGAGCGCCTGATGCGGTCACGGTTCTCGGCGTTCGCGGTGGGAGACGCCGGCTACCTGCTGGCGAGCTGGCACCCGCGCACCCGGCCCACCGCGCTGGAACTCGACCGGAGCATCCGCTGGCTCTTCCTCGACGTCGTCGGCCGGGAGCGCGGAGGGCTCGGCGACGACACCGGCGTCGTCGAGTTCGTCGCCCATTACCGGGCGGCGCTGCGCGGCGGCGGGGCCGAGCGGGGCGAGCAGCACGAGCGCAGCTCGTTCGAGCGCGAAGACGGGCGGTGGCTCTATGTCGGAGAGGCATGA
- a CDS encoding alpha/beta fold hydrolase: MSERHERPEAPTPVREARPAREGTAPHRTRRVVGVAALAVGLTVAVVVGLGLAATSWSTGIRLGEGAVEEATEQPFYTLPSPVAGATPGTLLRSEPIASAPPGAVAWRVLYHSTDVLGNDIVVSGVVVAPDAEPPQGGWPVVSWAHPTTGSAERCAPSVGIDPFDLIEGLDDLLDAGYVVAATDYSGMGVAGPDSYLVGVTEGNNVLDAARAARSLDGVGAGDELVLWGHSQGGQAALFAAERAGSYAPELQLKAVGVAAPATDLVALLKADIGDVSGVTIGAYAFTAYSSVYGPSTPGAELDTILTPAAVEAAPRMNELCLLGQNSELHTIGSPLIGGFLSGDPGTTEPWATLLEENTPGSSGQPLPVPLFVAQGDVDELVRPEITAAFVDKQRAAGTEVTYETLENTGHGLVADRAMPGLMRWLGSLGLPD, translated from the coding sequence ATGTCGGAGAGGCATGAGCGCCCCGAGGCGCCGACGCCGGTGAGGGAGGCGCGGCCCGCTCGCGAGGGCACAGCACCCCACCGCACCCGACGGGTCGTGGGGGTCGCAGCCCTCGCCGTGGGGCTGACCGTCGCTGTCGTGGTGGGCCTCGGTCTCGCCGCCACCTCGTGGAGCACCGGCATCCGTCTCGGCGAAGGAGCGGTCGAGGAGGCGACGGAGCAGCCCTTCTACACGCTCCCGAGCCCCGTCGCGGGGGCGACCCCTGGGACGCTGCTGCGCAGCGAGCCCATTGCGAGCGCCCCACCCGGCGCCGTCGCGTGGCGGGTGCTGTACCACTCCACCGACGTGCTCGGGAACGACATCGTGGTGTCGGGGGTCGTGGTCGCGCCCGACGCCGAGCCGCCCCAGGGCGGGTGGCCCGTGGTGTCGTGGGCGCATCCGACCACCGGGTCGGCCGAGCGCTGCGCGCCGTCGGTCGGCATCGACCCGTTCGACCTCATCGAGGGCCTCGACGACCTGCTCGACGCGGGCTACGTCGTGGCGGCGACCGACTACTCGGGCATGGGCGTCGCCGGGCCCGACTCGTACCTCGTCGGCGTCACCGAGGGCAACAACGTGCTCGACGCGGCGCGCGCGGCGCGCTCGCTCGACGGCGTGGGGGCCGGCGACGAGCTGGTGCTGTGGGGCCACTCGCAGGGCGGGCAGGCGGCCCTGTTCGCGGCCGAGCGGGCCGGATCGTACGCCCCGGAGCTGCAGTTGAAGGCCGTGGGGGTCGCTGCGCCCGCGACCGATCTCGTGGCGCTGCTGAAGGCCGACATCGGAGACGTCTCGGGCGTCACCATCGGCGCCTACGCCTTCACCGCGTACTCGTCGGTGTACGGCCCGTCGACGCCGGGCGCCGAGCTCGACACCATCCTCACACCCGCCGCCGTCGAGGCCGCGCCGCGTATGAACGAGCTCTGCCTGCTCGGGCAGAACTCCGAGCTGCACACGATCGGGTCGCCCCTCATCGGCGGGTTCCTGAGCGGCGACCCGGGCACGACCGAGCCCTGGGCGACCCTGCTCGAGGAGAACACGCCCGGGTCGTCGGGGCAGCCGCTGCCGGTGCCCCTCTTCGTGGCGCAGGGAGACGTCGACGAGCTGGTGCGCCCCGAGATCACCGCCGCCTTCGTCGACAAGCAGCGCGCGGCCGGTACCGAGGTCACCTACGAGACCCTGGAGAACACGGGGCACGGACTCGTCGCCGACCGCGCGATGCCGGGGTTGATGCGGTGGTTGGGGTCGCTGGGGCTGCCTGACTGA
- a CDS encoding DUF5701 family protein, with protein MSLTSSAPAPTATSTTPTVREQVDRLIALGLAELAGTSADELRSHAAELRGGARSILAVHPSLVPVSRLVPLLSRAGRPGFVVSDFTDLDDFAPMDGIDIPDRPLYLVHEIERGDELRNWSPDEALPEITSRGRRPLTVGEGVSWLLQQPEQLQPGFCAMMIGSRRRTPAGDLDPRTPAVWISGGSGRDGRARRGAPKLGWCWAGNRHTWLGFASAAPC; from the coding sequence GTGTCCTTGACCTCATCCGCCCCTGCCCCCACCGCCACCAGCACCACCCCCACCGTGCGCGAGCAGGTCGATCGGCTCATCGCACTCGGCCTCGCCGAACTCGCGGGCACGAGCGCCGACGAGCTTCGCAGCCACGCCGCCGAGTTGCGTGGGGGTGCACGGTCGATCCTCGCCGTGCATCCGTCGCTCGTGCCGGTGAGTCGGCTCGTACCGTTGCTGAGCCGGGCGGGCCGGCCCGGCTTCGTCGTCTCCGACTTCACCGACCTCGACGACTTCGCCCCCATGGACGGCATCGACATCCCCGACCGGCCGCTGTACCTCGTTCACGAGATCGAGCGCGGAGACGAGCTGCGCAACTGGAGCCCCGACGAGGCGCTGCCCGAGATCACCTCCCGCGGTCGCCGCCCCCTCACGGTCGGCGAGGGCGTGAGCTGGCTGCTTCAGCAGCCCGAGCAGCTGCAGCCCGGCTTCTGCGCCATGATGATCGGCTCCCGCCGCCGCACGCCCGCCGGCGACCTCGACCCGCGCACCCCCGCCGTCTGGATCTCCGGCGGCTCCGGCCGCGACGGCCGCGCCCGCCGCGGCGCCCCGAAACTCGGCTGGTGCTGGGCAGGCAACCGCCACACCTGGCTCGGCTTCGCCTCCGCCGCCCCCTGCTGA
- a CDS encoding DEAD/DEAH box helicase, translating into MPPYASRPDPRAGWRSVVGSLLSTTDAEGGSAETVTPMGLQFELRSLAPRSHDRWRGPTSATATPDDADSDPGGSIDTSEHANGSAAGRTPDPDELADTLATRAPRRLCVRPVVRSASGSYVKANITWGSFTHQVNRLGLDPSHHRWFAQFAALHRAARPETRPPETDWVTLDEFTSPLLWELLTEAARLGIELVTSSRGGAVEVLVEPATISLDARREQPGAADSALVLHPLVAPGLPGDPDGSPARNAGALGDHGVYLYRLGKRPLLALARLAHPLTDEERGLIGRAPLRVPPADTAQFFDEYYPELQRGIAVTSSDASITLPVVPPPLLVLTARFRPNDVLQLDWDWVGHRDPEAEQRTLADLAIELDAVLTRFPPTVDPLTPSLILRGVDAAAFAEKALPLLEARDDVRVDVIGARPAYREIEGHPEVTLTAVETLKRDWFDLGFVVNINGYVVPFGPLFKALAQGKKKLLMVDKSYLSLDHPAFERLRELLDEADALREWETGPRVSRHRFAVIPAFDDLAEQSPEAAAWRAAVAVLAHRDEGAAVPSTPVPAAIHAELRPYQKAGFDWLALLWRHGLGGVLADDMGLGKTLQTLALIAHAREQTGTGAGSTPGPDTDAAPFLVVAPTSVVANWAAEAARFAPGLVVRTVTATEKASKPLAELARGADVVVTSYALFRLDAVAYGRLPWAALVLDEAQFVKNHLSKLHAAARELDVPFTLAITGTPLENDLMELWALFDLVAPGLFPSATRFAEKFQRPIERGISPAALDTLRRRIRPFLLRRTKDQVAPELPEKQEQLLEVELAPAHRHLYDTVLQRERRKLFGLIDDLDRNRFIVFRSLTLLRLLALDASLIDEGHANIPSSKLDALVEHLGEVLAEGHRALVFSQFTGYLGKVADRLTAEGIRFEYLDGSTTGRPEVISRFREGDAPVFLISLKAGGFGLTLTEADYVYLLDPWWNPASENQAIDRTHRIGQTRPVNVYRLVAPGTIEEKVMALKEHKAKLFDAVLDDDELFSRALTADDIRQLLS; encoded by the coding sequence ATGCCGCCGTACGCCTCCCGCCCCGACCCCCGGGCGGGGTGGCGCAGCGTCGTGGGGTCGCTGCTCAGCACGACGGATGCGGAGGGCGGCTCCGCCGAGACGGTCACCCCCATGGGGTTGCAGTTCGAGCTGCGGTCGCTCGCGCCGCGCTCGCACGACCGCTGGCGCGGCCCCACCTCCGCCACGGCCACCCCCGACGACGCAGACAGCGACCCAGGCGGCTCGATCGACACGAGCGAGCACGCGAACGGCAGCGCAGCCGGGCGCACCCCAGATCCCGACGAGCTCGCCGACACCCTCGCCACCCGCGCCCCTCGCCGACTCTGCGTGCGACCGGTGGTGCGCAGCGCATCCGGCTCCTACGTGAAGGCGAACATCACCTGGGGCTCGTTCACGCACCAGGTGAACCGGCTCGGGCTCGACCCCTCCCACCACCGCTGGTTCGCCCAGTTCGCCGCCCTGCATCGGGCCGCCCGCCCCGAGACCCGGCCGCCCGAGACCGACTGGGTCACCCTCGACGAGTTCACGAGCCCGCTGCTCTGGGAGCTGCTCACCGAGGCGGCCCGTCTCGGCATCGAGCTCGTCACCTCGAGCCGGGGCGGTGCCGTCGAGGTGCTCGTCGAGCCCGCCACCATCAGCCTCGACGCCCGGCGCGAGCAGCCGGGTGCCGCCGACTCGGCGCTCGTGCTGCATCCGCTCGTCGCCCCCGGCCTGCCCGGCGACCCCGACGGCTCGCCCGCCCGGAACGCCGGCGCCCTCGGCGACCACGGCGTCTACCTCTACCGTCTCGGCAAGCGGCCGCTCCTCGCGTTGGCCCGGCTCGCGCATCCGCTCACCGATGAAGAGCGCGGACTGATCGGCCGCGCCCCGTTGCGGGTGCCGCCCGCCGACACCGCGCAGTTCTTCGACGAGTACTACCCCGAGCTGCAGCGCGGCATCGCCGTCACCAGCTCCGACGCCTCGATCACGCTCCCCGTGGTGCCCCCGCCGCTGCTCGTGCTCACGGCCCGGTTCCGCCCGAACGACGTGCTGCAGCTCGACTGGGACTGGGTGGGGCACCGCGACCCCGAGGCCGAGCAGCGCACCCTCGCCGACTTGGCCATCGAGCTCGACGCGGTGCTCACGCGCTTCCCACCGACGGTCGACCCGCTGACTCCCTCGCTCATCCTGCGCGGCGTCGACGCCGCCGCCTTCGCCGAGAAGGCACTGCCCCTGCTCGAGGCCCGCGACGACGTGCGCGTCGACGTCATCGGTGCGCGGCCGGCCTACCGGGAGATCGAGGGCCACCCCGAAGTCACCCTCACGGCCGTCGAGACTCTGAAGCGCGACTGGTTCGACCTCGGCTTCGTCGTCAACATCAACGGGTACGTGGTGCCCTTCGGTCCGCTCTTCAAGGCTCTCGCCCAGGGCAAGAAGAAGCTGCTCATGGTCGACAAGAGCTACCTCTCCCTCGACCACCCCGCCTTCGAGCGCCTGCGCGAACTGCTCGACGAAGCGGATGCGCTGCGCGAGTGGGAGACCGGCCCGCGCGTGAGCAGGCACCGGTTCGCCGTCATCCCCGCCTTCGACGACCTCGCCGAGCAGAGCCCCGAGGCGGCGGCCTGGCGGGCGGCCGTGGCGGTGCTGGCGCACCGTGACGAGGGCGCAGCGGTGCCTTCCACCCCCGTTCCCGCGGCGATCCACGCCGAGCTCCGGCCCTACCAGAAGGCGGGTTTCGACTGGCTCGCGCTGCTGTGGCGCCACGGGCTCGGCGGCGTGCTCGCCGACGACATGGGCCTCGGCAAGACCCTGCAGACCCTCGCGCTCATCGCCCACGCGCGCGAGCAGACGGGCACCGGCGCCGGGAGCACGCCCGGTCCCGACACCGACGCCGCCCCCTTCCTCGTCGTCGCACCCACCTCCGTCGTGGCCAACTGGGCAGCTGAGGCAGCGCGCTTCGCACCCGGGCTCGTCGTGCGCACCGTCACCGCCACCGAGAAGGCGTCGAAGCCGCTCGCCGAGCTCGCCCGGGGCGCCGACGTCGTGGTGACGAGCTACGCGCTGTTCCGCCTCGACGCCGTCGCCTACGGCCGGCTCCCGTGGGCAGCGCTCGTGCTCGACGAGGCGCAGTTCGTGAAGAACCACCTCTCGAAGCTTCACGCCGCCGCCCGCGAGCTCGACGTGCCGTTCACCCTGGCCATCACCGGAACCCCGCTCGAGAACGACCTCATGGAGTTGTGGGCCCTGTTCGACCTGGTCGCCCCGGGCCTGTTCCCCTCGGCCACCCGCTTCGCCGAGAAGTTCCAGCGTCCCATCGAGCGGGGCATCTCACCGGCCGCCCTCGACACCCTGCGCCGGCGCATCCGCCCCTTCCTGCTGCGTCGCACCAAAGACCAGGTCGCCCCGGAGCTCCCCGAGAAGCAGGAGCAACTGCTCGAGGTCGAGCTCGCACCGGCCCACCGCCACCTCTACGACACCGTGCTGCAGCGCGAACGCCGCAAGCTGTTCGGCCTCATCGACGACCTCGACCGCAACCGCTTCATCGTGTTCCGCTCGCTCACGCTGCTGCGCCTGCTGGCTCTCGACGCGAGCCTCATCGACGAAGGCCATGCGAACATCCCGTCGTCGAAGCTCGACGCACTCGTCGAGCACCTCGGCGAAGTGCTCGCCGAGGGCCACCGTGCGCTCGTGTTCAGCCAGTTCACCGGCTACCTCGGCAAGGTCGCCGACCGGCTGACGGCGGAGGGCATCCGCTTCGAGTACCTCGACGGCTCCACCACGGGGCGCCCGGAGGTGATCTCCCGGTTCCGCGAGGGAGACGCGCCGGTCTTCCTCATCAGCCTGAAGGCGGGCGGCTTCGGGCTCACTCTCACCGAGGCCGACTACGTCTACCTGCTCGACCCGTGGTGGAATCCGGCGAGCGAGAACCAGGCGATCGACCGCACCCATCGCATCGGCCAGACCCGCCCGGTGAATGTCTACCGCCTGGTGGCGCCGGGCACCATCGAAGAGAAGGTGATGGCCCTCAAGGAGCACAAGGCGAAGCTCTTCGACGCCGTGCTCGACGACGACGAGCTGTTCTCCCGCGCCCTCACGGCCGACGACATCCGACAACTCCTGTCATGA